The Thalassospira sp. TSL5-1 genome contains the following window.
CTCGGTGGCAACGACGGGCGATAACACGGCCTTTTCCACCGCGACGGATACGGCTTCGATTACGGTAAGTCCGTCCAATGACGCACCGACGGTGACGAATGGCGCGTCTGTAACACTGACGGGTACCAGCGAGGGGACAACCTCTTCGGCGACATCGGTTTCCGCGATGCTGACCTCGGCGGGTTATGGCGATGTGGATAGTGGTGCGTCATCGGGGATTGCCATTACGGGCCTGACGGGCAATGGCAAATGGCAATATTCCACCGATGGTGAAACCTGGAAGACGATCAGTTCAGTTTCCGGCTCTGCTGCTGTTTTGCTGAGTTCCTCAAGCCAGGTCCGCTATGTGCCCGATGGGGCCAATGGTGAAACGGCAACCTTGTCGTTCAAGGCATGGGATGTCACCACCGGCACGGCCTCGACCAATATGCTTCTCAGTACTGCCGATACGTCAACACCGGGCGGCATGTCGGCCTTTTCGACCGGTACCGCCTCGGCCAGCCTTGTGGTCAGCGATGTTAATGATGCGCCGGTTTTGACGGCGGGTTCGCCCACTTTGACCAGCATTAGTGAAGACGCAACCGGCAATGTGGGCCAGACGGTGGCCGAAATTCTTGGCAGTTCTGTGACGGATGCCGATACAGGTGCCCGGGAAGGGATTGCGCTGTATGGTCTGACCAGTGGCAATGGTACATGGCAATATTCGCTGAATGGCGGCACGGACTGGACGGATGTGGGCGAAGTTTCGCAAAACCAGGCCCTGCTGTTACGGGCGACTGACAAAGTGCGTTTTGTCCCCAATGGTGAAAATGGCACCTCGGCCTCGATCAGCTATCACGCCTGGGATCAAAGCAGCGATAGCGCAGGCGGCAAGGTCTCGGTAGCGAGTACCGGGAATGATACCGCCTTTTCGACCGCGACGGATACGGCCTCCATTACGGTAAAAGCGGCTAATGATGCGCCTGTTCTGACGCCAGCCACGCCGACCTTAACAGACATTACTGAAGACGCAACGACGGATGGCGGCCAAACCGTTGCCAGCATCCTTGGCGCGTCGGTGGACGATGTCGATAGCGGGGCCCTGGAAGGGATTGCGCTGTATGGTCTGACCAGTGGCACTGGCACCTGGCAATATTTGCTTGATGGCAGCTCGGACTGGACGGACGTGGGCGATGTTTCGCAAAGCCAGGCCTTGTTGTTGCGGGCGACTGACAAAGTGCGCTTTGTTCCCAACGGGGACAATGGGACCTCGGCCTCGATTAGCTATTATGCCTGGGATCAGAGCGGTAGCGACAGTGCGGGCGACAAGGTTTCCGTGGCGACACGCGGCGGAGAAAAGGCGTTTTCTTCTGCCTCTGACACGGCGTCTATTACCGTAAGTTCGGTCAATGATGCGCCCGTCCTGACAGAAGCCACACCGACCCTGACGGACATTACCGAAGACGCGACAACGAATGAAGGTCAGACGGTGGCCGATATTCTAGGCACGTCGGTTGCCGATGCCGATACAGGTGCCCTGAAAGGGATTGCGCTGTATGGTCTGACCAGTGGTAATGGCACCTGGCAATATTCGCTGAATGGCGGCACGGACTGGACGGATGTGGGCGATGTTTCGCAAAGCCAGGCCCTGTTGTTGCGGGCGACTGACAAAGTGCGCTTTGTACCCAATGGCGAAAATGGCACCTCGGCCTCGATCAGCTATCACGCCTGGGATCAGACCGGCGGGAATAGTGCGGGCGACAAGGTTTCGGTAGCGAGTACCGGGAATGATACCGCCTTTTCGACCGCGACGGATACGGCCTCTATTACGGTAAGTGATGTTAATGATGCGCCGACTGCACCCGCGTCACTTGCCGGAACGACGGTTGAGAATGGCGGACCCCTTAATTATTCCGTTTCAGTTGCCGGATTTGGCGATGTTGATGGGGATACTCTTGGCTTTACCGCGACCCTGGCGGATGGTTCCAGCCTGCCGACATGGCTGAGTTATCGGGTTAATGGCGATATCGTTACGTTTACGGGTAACGTGCCGGGTAGTTTTATTGGTGATCTTGCCATTCGGATTACCGCGACCGAGGATGCGACGGCCCAATTGACGGCCAGCAGCGATTTGACCATTCGTGTCGAGCCGCGGCCAGTTGTGGTGACACCGGTACAGCCGACAGTGCCTGAAACCCCAACCCCGCCGCCAGCCCCCTCTGCCTCTGGTAACGGCGATTTTGGTGATGAAGGAACGCCTGTTGCCAGTTCGTTTGAACCGGCGGGAGGTAATAACGGGAAAATTCCGCAATCTGTAACGGGCCAGTTGGGCAGCGTGAGTCCACTTGATAATAGTGGCACGCCGGTAAGCACAGGGCTGTCGCAGCCGGGTGGCAGTACTGGTTTTGGATTGGGTGGTTCAGGCGGGCCCGTTGCTGGTGGTTTGCAAGCGGGCGGCTTCGGTGGAGGATTGGGCGGCGGTCTCGGTGGAGGATTGGGCGGCGGCTTCGGCGGCGGTCTTGGTGGAGGATTTGGCAGCAGTCTTGGCGGGTCTGGAGCAACAGGGAATGCGCCGTTATCACCTGGCGACGGGCAACCTTCCGATCCGGATCAGCTTCTCGATGGAGAAGGCCCGGCACCAACTGAACCTGGACCCGAGCCTGCGTCGGAAAATCCGACAGGAGCAGGGGATGAGCCGGCCAATGCTGAAGAAAATGTGCAGGGTGCGCGTGCGCCCGATATGCCCGGCGATGATACATCGTTTGATGTCGCGTTTTGGGGGCTGGAGAATGTTGACTTTAACGATCAGCTGGCAGGGGCAGGCAGTGCTGTCGAGCGCCAGGCTAGTTTGCTGGCAAAGGCGGTATCGGTATTTGACTCATCCGCTGCATAAGGGGAATGCGGCTTATTAGCCGTATTTAGACGATTTGTTTTGGGGCTGCTCGCCAGGTAGGACGGGTGGAAAAAAGGGAGATCGGAATTGTTTAACAGTTCTGTGGGAAGGAACGGGCGCGGTATAGGCAGGGGTATGGTTCCTGTTGCCGCGATGGGGATGTTGGTGTTGGCCGGTTGTGCGGTAACGCCAGAACCTCTGACACAGGCAGAAAATGACAGCCGGGTTCAGACAGATTTGAACCGGTTGTTTGCCAATCAGGAGAAAATCGACGGGCCATTGACGCTTGATGATGCGATTGCCCGGGCGCTGAAATACAATCTTGACCATCGTCTGAAGCTGATGGAAGAGGCGGTATCGATGGGGCAGCTTGATGTTGCCAATGTCAATTTGCTGCCTGATGTGGTGGCGAAAACCGGCTGGACCACGCGCAACAACCGCGACAGTACCTATAACGAACAGAAAACATCCACGTCTGTCAGTTCGGATCGCAGCATTCGCAAAACCGATCTTTCGGTAAGCTGGAATGTGCTGGATTTTGCCATCGGTTATATGCGGGCACACCAGCAGGCTGATTTGGCCCTGATCGTATCGGAACGTCGCCGCCAGGTTATTCATAGTGTGGTTAATCAAACACGGGGTGCCTATTGGCGTGCTGTTGCTGCGGATCGGGCGCTGAAAAGTTTTGATCAGGTTCTGGAACGGGTGCGTGGTTCTCTGGGGCGGTCGCAAAAGCAGGTCGACGAAGGTATTGGCGGGCAGCTTGAGGCCCTGAGTTATCAGGAAGACCTGCTGGTCACACTGCGCGAGCTTGAAGCCCGCCGCCGGCAATTGGTCGAGGCCCGGACCGAACTGGCGGTTTTGATGAATATTCATCCGGACAGTGAATTTACTCTGGTGGACAGCACCACCGAGGCGCATTCGCTGCCTGCAATTGCCATGAGTTCCGACCAGCTTGAGCTTGAAGCCCTGCATAACCGCTCCGAGTTGCGTTCGGAAGCCTATCAGCTGCGCATCAATCAGCGTGATTCAAAAATCGCCCTGATCCAGATGGTGCCGGGGTTGAATTTTTCAGCCGGGATTAATCACACCACCGACAGCTACAAGGTGAATTCGCGCTGGTATGACGGGGCGCTGAACCTGTCGTGGAATTTGATGCAGGTTTTCAAGGCGCCGGCCAATATGAAACTTGCTGACAGCCAGATCGAGCTTTCCAAAGTGCGCAGTCTGGCCTTGAGCATGGCTGTCATCAGCCAGGTGAATATAGCGCAATTGCGCTTTAATCATGCGCTGGATGATTTCAAGCTGGCGGATCAGATTTCGAGTGTTCAGGACCGGATCGTGAAAAGCATGCAGGCGCAACGGTCGGCGAATACTGTTGGTGAAAGCGATGCGATCCGTGCTGAAGTGCGTTCTTTGCTGTCCGGGCTGCAACGCGATATGGCCTATGCCGATTTGCAGGCAGCTTATGGGCAGGTTTTTGCATCGATCGGGGTAGACCCCTTGCCAAGGGATGTTGCCGATGATTCGGTTGATAGCATTGCTCAGGCTATTCACACCGTCATGAATCAGTGGCAGAACGGCGAATATGATGCCAGTGGCATTGCGGTCGCTGATGACGTGCAACAACAGCCAGCAGAACAGCAAACCGTAATGACCGGGACGGATAAACAGGCGATGCAATGATGTTTGCCCGATATATGGCCCCGCCGACAGGCAAATGGTCTGGTCTTGCAAAGGTGATTCGGCGGGTATCTGGTGTGATGGTAATGGGTGGCTTTATGCTGCCCATTGCCGCGTTTGCTCAGCAGAATGATCCCTATGGTGGTGGTGTTGCCGTTCCGTCTGTGTCCGGGGCGGCAACTACGGGTGTTTCTGGTGGTAATAATGCCTCTTATGGGGGGGATGCCATGTCACCAGCGGGCGATGACATGGCATCGGCACGCGCCCTGGTGGCGACGCGCAACCGGGCGGTTTTATCGGCCGAGATTTCCGCCCGCATTGCCGATATGCCCAAGCGCCCCGGTGAACGGTTTGCCAAGGGCGATGTTCTGGTCGTGTTTGACTGTGCGGCCTATCGCGCGCAGCGGTTGGCCGTGGCCGCCGATTTGCGCCAGGCTGATGCGCAATATAAGGCACAAAAACGCCTGGCGGAGTTGCGTACCGTGGGCGAACTGGATGTGATCATGGCGCAGGCGGCAATGGAAAGTGCCAAGGCACAGTTACAGTTGCAGGATGTTTATTTAAGCCGCTGTAAAATCACCGCACCCTATGCCGGGGCGGTGGTGGACTGGCAAAGCCAGCCGTATCAGACCGCAACACCCGGCGATCAACTGATTGATATTGTCGGATCAGGGGATCTTGAGCTTGAGCTGATTGTGCCGTCGCAATGGTTGGCCTGGCTTAAGGTTGGTCAGGGGGTTTCGGCCCATATTGATGAAACTGATGGGGATGTGCGTGGTAAAGTTGCGCGTATCGGCGCACGCATCGATCCTGTCAGTCAGACGGTGAAAATCTATGCAGCGCTTGAAGATGGCGCAAAGGGTCTTTTGCCGGGTATGAGTGGCCGGGCCCAAATGGATGACAGGCCGGATCACTGATGGATCACGCACGGACCGGGTTTTCAACAGGCGCGATTTTACGATGGTAGAAAACGCGACACCGCAAGAGACCCCTTGGGCCCTTCTGATGGGGATCGAACGCACCATTCGCCATGTGCCCGATTTAACAGCCTTTTGTTTTGCGGTGGTCAGCGAACCGCGCCGGTTAATTGCCTATCAGCAAGCGGTCTTGGTCAAGACAAATGGCGCCTCGGCCTTCCGGGCGGTTTCTGTGTCGAATGTGCCGACACTTGATCGCAATGCCCCCTATATCCGTTTTGTCGAACGGGTTTTAAAGGCATTGGCAAAACAGGGCAGCCTGAGCGGCGCTACGGCTTTGTCCGCCGCCCAACTGGCGGAGAACCTGCAAAATGACTGGCAGGAATTCTGGCCCGAAGCGGTGCTTTGGCAGCCGTTAAAGGCACCGGATGGGCAGGATATGGGCGGGTTGATCCTGATCCGTAGCCAACCCTGGCAGACAGCAGAGCTGGTTTTGCTGGACCAACTGGCCGACACGATTGGTCATGCGTGGTATTCCCTGAAAAAGCCAGCTGCCCGTTTGCAAAAGCCCCGCCCCCGTTTGCGCAAGGCTGTTGCTATTATTGCGGGACTGGTTGCTCTGGCTGTGCTGGCCTTTCCGGTACCTCAAAGCGTGATTGCCCCGGCCGATGTCATTGCCCATGACCCGGTACCGGTGGCAGCCCCCATCAATGGTGTCATCCGCAATGTTTATGTGCGGCCCAATGCACAGGTTGCGGCAGGGGATATTCTGTTTTCGTTCGAGGATGCGGAGCTTCGGGCAAATTACGATGTTGCCCTGCGCTCGGTTGACGAGGCAGAGGCCGAATTGCGCCGTGCCTCCCAGCAGGCTTTTGGCGATGCCAAAGGCCGTGCCGAGGTGGCCCTGCGTCAGGCACGGTTGGCACTGCGTAAGGAACAGGCGCAATATGCGGCCTATCAACTTTCGCAAGTGGAGGTTCGCGCCCCGATAGACGGTATTGCCGTGTTTGGCGACCCCAATCGCTGGCGCGGGCGCCCGGTTTCAACCGGAGAGCAGGTGATGTCGCTCGCCCGGCCTGATCAGGCGGAACTGGCAATTTTTATTCCGGTTTCCGATGCCATCAATCTGGAACCCGGTGCCGAGGTGCGGCTGTTTCTTGATGTGGATCCGCTTCATTCCATTCCAGCGTCGCTGGAACTGTCATCCTATCAACCTGTTAAAACGGCTGATGGTGTTTTGGCCTATCGCGCGATTGCCCGTTTTGCCAATGATACAGCACCGCCGCGTATTGGCCTGAAAGGATCGGCCAAGCTGTTGGGCGACAAGGTGCCGCTGGTGCTGTTTTTACTGCGTCGTCCGCTGGTGGCGTTGCGTCAGAAAATCGGGTGGTAGGCGATGGTTGCGTTGGCAGGCGGGATGGCCGCCGGGGACATGACCGGGGACATAACAGGAACGGGCCGGGAGGAAGATTTCCCTTTGCCGCCCCTGCGCCAGGACCTGAAATTGCTGCCTGCTGAAAATGATGAATATGGCGCACCGGGCTGGACCATTCATGATCCGGTGCGCAACCGTTATTTCCGTATTGGGTATGCCGCGTTTGAAATGCTGCATCGCTGGTCGGCAGGCATGGCATCGGCGCTGCGTCAGCGCATTGAGCATGAAACCGTCCTTACCCCCGATTATGCCGATATTCGCAATCTGGTGACGTTTCTGCATGGCAACGGTTTGCTGATGCGTGCCGGGCCGGAAGCGACTGCCGAATTTGCCCGAATTGCCAGGGCAGGCAAACCACCCTTTTGGAAATGGCTGGTTCATAATTATCTGTTTGTGCGTGTGCCTTTGTTTCGGCCAGACCGGTTTTTATCCCAAACCCAGTGGCTGGCCGATATTTTTGCCTCGCGCTTTGTCACATGGCTGGTTCTGGTTGTCGGGGTGATCGGCATCATCATGACCATTCGCCAGTGGGATGCGTTTTTGGCAACCTTTATGGGCTTTGCCAATTTTCAGGGCATCGTCTGGATGGCTGTTACCTTAACGGCGGTCAAGATTTTGCATGAACTGGGCCATGCCTATACCGCGCGGCGTTATGGTTGCCGGGTGCCGACAATGGGGGTCGCATTTTTGGTGATGTATCCGGTTTTATATACCGATACGTCCGATGCGTGGCGACTGACAAACCACCGCGAAAAATTGCGGGTGGCCGCGGCGGGGATCCGGGTGGAACTGATGCTGGCCCTGGTCGCAACTTTTTTATGGCATGTGGTTCCGGCGGGCCCGGTGCAAAGTGCCGTTTTCCTGATGGCTTCTGCCACCTGGATTACGACCTTGCTGATCAATTTAAGCCCGCTGATGCGTTTTGATGGCTATTATCTGCTGTCGGATTATTTGCGCATTCCCAATTTGCAAAATCGGTCCTTTGCCATGACCAAATGGTCACTACGGCGATTTTTGTTTGCAATTGATGTGCCCGCGCCCGAACCGGCGACAGCGCATCGTCGCCGGGTGCTGATAATCTATTCCATAGCTGTGTGGATATACCGGTTTTTTCTGTTTCTGGGCATTGCCCTGGTGGTTTATCACCTGTTTTTCAAAGTGTTGGGCATTGTCCTGTTTGCGGTGGAAATTCTTTGGTTCATCCTGCTGCCGATTGTAAACGAGATGAAAATGTGGTGGAAACTGCGTCATCAGGCGCGCTGGACGGTTGCCAATGTAATCGTGATGATGCTGTTGGCGGGCGGCATTGTGGCCCTGCTGGTGCCGTGGCGCACCACCATTGCCGCCAGTGCACAATTGCAGGCCGCGGCCGAGGCGGAAATCATCAGCCCGGCGAATGGCCTGATTAACGAGATATTTGTCACCGAAGGACAGCGCGTTGCAGCGGGGGATGTTTTGCTGCGGATGCGCTCGCCCGAACTGACCAGCAAACAGCGCGATCTGGAGTTACAATTGCGCGAGGCGGAAATTGTTTTGGCGCAGTCGCGTAGCAGTAACGAGTTTCTGGAAGATGTGGCGAGCCAGATGCAGGAAGTGTTGCGCCTTCAGGCCAGTCTGGCAGCGATAAGGGCACGGCAGGCACAGCTTGATGTGCGTGCGCCGATTGATGGCACCGTGCGCGATGTGGTCGATGCGGTGTATCCCGGCACCTGGATTGCCAGCCGCAAAAATCTGATGCGGATTGTTGACCAGGCGGGGACGCAGCGACTGATCGGTTATGTGTCACAGCGTGATGTGATGCAGCTGCCTGAAACGGCACGGGCACGTTTTTACCCCGATCAGATCACCCGGCCGGTTCTGAATGTCCAAATTGACCGGGTGGACCGGTTTAATTCCCCGGTCCTTGAAGCACCGGCCTTAAGTGCCAGCAACGGTGGCCCGCTTGCCACCCGGCCCGACAATAACGGTGCGCTTATTCCCGATGACGCCATTTACCGGGTCTCCGGTTACGTCATCGGGCAGAATGAAGATGATGGGGGGGGACCTTCCCGGGCAGCATCGGCAAAACTGGAAACCATTTTACGCGGTACCCTGGAAATCGATGCTCCGGCGCGTAGCCTGGCGGTGCAGATGTACCAGGCTGTTGCGGCGGTCCTGATCCGGGAAATGTCGTTTTAAGCATTACCGACAATGTTGCCGGTCAATCGATAAAAACATAACCGTCAAACAGTTTGCGGGCGGTACGAAGGGTGCCTGCACGGGTGACATTGCCTGCAGGATCAAGGTTCAGGATAACCCCCATTTCACCGCTGGGATGTTCAACGGATAGCGAAAGTTGCGCCCCCGCATTTGGCGGCAGGCTGGCAATGGTATGGGCCGGGCTGCCATCGAGAAGGCAGGCCGTCGCCACACTGACCGCGCCCAAAACACCGATAGAGGCGTGACAGCGATGCGGGATGAAGGTGCGGGTTGAAATGGTGCCGCCCTGATGGGCCTTTGACACCATTGTCATTTTGGGAACGGATGCGCCGCTGACATCCCCCAGATTCATCATCGGTCCGGCAAGCAGGCGGATTTTTTCCAGCCGGGTGCGCAGTGGCTGGTTATTTTCAAGTTCCTCGCGGCTTTCCTGCCCGGTAATGCCAAGGTCGCTTGCGGCCAAAACCACACAGGGCAT
Protein-coding sequences here:
- a CDS encoding efflux RND transporter periplasmic adaptor subunit; protein product: MVENATPQETPWALLMGIERTIRHVPDLTAFCFAVVSEPRRLIAYQQAVLVKTNGASAFRAVSVSNVPTLDRNAPYIRFVERVLKALAKQGSLSGATALSAAQLAENLQNDWQEFWPEAVLWQPLKAPDGQDMGGLILIRSQPWQTAELVLLDQLADTIGHAWYSLKKPAARLQKPRPRLRKAVAIIAGLVALAVLAFPVPQSVIAPADVIAHDPVPVAAPINGVIRNVYVRPNAQVAAGDILFSFEDAELRANYDVALRSVDEAEAELRRASQQAFGDAKGRAEVALRQARLALRKEQAQYAAYQLSQVEVRAPIDGIAVFGDPNRWRGRPVSTGEQVMSLARPDQAELAIFIPVSDAINLEPGAEVRLFLDVDPLHSIPASLELSSYQPVKTADGVLAYRAIARFANDTAPPRIGLKGSAKLLGDKVPLVLFLLRRPLVALRQKIGW
- a CDS encoding TolC family protein, whose translation is MVPVAAMGMLVLAGCAVTPEPLTQAENDSRVQTDLNRLFANQEKIDGPLTLDDAIARALKYNLDHRLKLMEEAVSMGQLDVANVNLLPDVVAKTGWTTRNNRDSTYNEQKTSTSVSSDRSIRKTDLSVSWNVLDFAIGYMRAHQQADLALIVSERRRQVIHSVVNQTRGAYWRAVAADRALKSFDQVLERVRGSLGRSQKQVDEGIGGQLEALSYQEDLLVTLRELEARRRQLVEARTELAVLMNIHPDSEFTLVDSTTEAHSLPAIAMSSDQLELEALHNRSELRSEAYQLRINQRDSKIALIQMVPGLNFSAGINHTTDSYKVNSRWYDGALNLSWNLMQVFKAPANMKLADSQIELSKVRSLALSMAVISQVNIAQLRFNHALDDFKLADQISSVQDRIVKSMQAQRSANTVGESDAIRAEVRSLLSGLQRDMAYADLQAAYGQVFASIGVDPLPRDVADDSVDSIAQAIHTVMNQWQNGEYDASGIAVADDVQQQPAEQQTVMTGTDKQAMQ
- a CDS encoding efflux RND transporter periplasmic adaptor subunit, which encodes MVALAGGMAAGDMTGDITGTGREEDFPLPPLRQDLKLLPAENDEYGAPGWTIHDPVRNRYFRIGYAAFEMLHRWSAGMASALRQRIEHETVLTPDYADIRNLVTFLHGNGLLMRAGPEATAEFARIARAGKPPFWKWLVHNYLFVRVPLFRPDRFLSQTQWLADIFASRFVTWLVLVVGVIGIIMTIRQWDAFLATFMGFANFQGIVWMAVTLTAVKILHELGHAYTARRYGCRVPTMGVAFLVMYPVLYTDTSDAWRLTNHREKLRVAAAGIRVELMLALVATFLWHVVPAGPVQSAVFLMASATWITTLLINLSPLMRFDGYYLLSDYLRIPNLQNRSFAMTKWSLRRFLFAIDVPAPEPATAHRRRVLIIYSIAVWIYRFFLFLGIALVVYHLFFKVLGIVLFAVEILWFILLPIVNEMKMWWKLRHQARWTVANVIVMMLLAGGIVALLVPWRTTIAASAQLQAAAEAEIISPANGLINEIFVTEGQRVAAGDVLLRMRSPELTSKQRDLELQLREAEIVLAQSRSSNEFLEDVASQMQEVLRLQASLAAIRARQAQLDVRAPIDGTVRDVVDAVYPGTWIASRKNLMRIVDQAGTQRLIGYVSQRDVMQLPETARARFYPDQITRPVLNVQIDRVDRFNSPVLEAPALSASNGGPLATRPDNNGALIPDDAIYRVSGYVIGQNEDDGGGPSRAASAKLETILRGTLEIDAPARSLAVQMYQAVAAVLIREMSF
- a CDS encoding efflux RND transporter periplasmic adaptor subunit, with amino-acid sequence MMFARYMAPPTGKWSGLAKVIRRVSGVMVMGGFMLPIAAFAQQNDPYGGGVAVPSVSGAATTGVSGGNNASYGGDAMSPAGDDMASARALVATRNRAVLSAEISARIADMPKRPGERFAKGDVLVVFDCAAYRAQRLAVAADLRQADAQYKAQKRLAELRTVGELDVIMAQAAMESAKAQLQLQDVYLSRCKITAPYAGAVVDWQSQPYQTATPGDQLIDIVGSGDLELELIVPSQWLAWLKVGQGVSAHIDETDGDVRGKVARIGARIDPVSQTVKIYAALEDGAKGLLPGMSGRAQMDDRPDH